In Clostridiisalibacter paucivorans DSM 22131, the genomic stretch CCAAATCCTCATACTTTCTTTCTATACACTATCAATAATTTTGCTGTAATACTCAAAATTATTTTGTTCCAAATCCTCATACTTTCTTTCTATACCCGTAGAAGTCAGTTGTTTAGCCATTTGTCTTTTTATGGAATATTGTTTTTTTTGCTCTTTTTTTTGCTATATTATTACGAAACCTTTATTTTTCCATGTTTGTAGAGGGTTTGGGCTTGTCGTCGACCTACAGGGGTTTTTGCACTACTATAGGTCGACGACATTTTGAGGATTTGTGGGATACAATCCCAGGTGTGGTCAAGTCCACTTGTCGAGTGTTGGCCCGCTTAGTATTCAAGTCTGATAGCTACTTCTCGACTATAGGCGTCCGAACAAGCCCAATATTTTTATTTATTTTTTCAATTCTTCTTCTATTATTTTTTCTATGTTTTGAGTGCTTATATTTTTAGCGGCGTTATAGTCGGCGTTTGCCGAAAATCCACATTTTGTGCATCTGAATCTCTGTTGGTCTTGTCTGTTTTCTCTGGATATATTTCCACATCGGGAACACCGCTGACTAGTGTATCTAGGGTCTATATATGCTACCTTGATGCCCTTTTCTTGTGCCTTGTACTGGATTTTTTGTTGTAGGTCATAGTAGCTCCAGTTTTTGAGAAATGTTGAATCCTCACTGATACCATCTAGTTTTTCTAGCTGAATAGTCTCAACATCATGTTTCTGAGCTATATCTACCACAAATTTGCTATATTTGTGGTTTGTTGTGTTTCGAAAATTTTTTATTTTTTCCCTGGCAAATTCTATAGGTGCTATGCGGGTCCGAATACCGTGTCCTCTTCTTCCATCTCCGCAATATTTCCCCTGGTCTAGCAATTGATTTTTTCGTTTCTCTATATTTCTACGAAAATGTTCTATCTCTCCACCATCTATTCTATATCGGTGGTGCGAATCATTCAACGCCATATACAGAGGATAGACTATCCCTAGGTCTATGCCCAGAATTCTGCCCGTTTCTTTTGTTTTTTTTGGTTCAAATCTATATGCTACCAATAAATACCATTTTTCTTTTCGTCTATCTTTGACTATCTGACCATATCCCTGACTATATTCTCCAGAAACTATTCTATCCAAAATAGTTTCTGTGGAATTGTCTTTCACCACCAAAGAGATCCGATATCTTGTTTTGTCGTTTGTTTCTTCCTTTGCATATTTTTTTGATACCAGACTACAATCCACAACCAAGCCATTCTCAGTTCTAGATATGGTGTAGCTCTGATTGGCTATATATATCGGTGCCTGGAGTCTATAGCTAGGGATGGATTTTCTCAGGCTCATGACATCCTTTTGGTCAGAAGACCATCTGCTAGTAGCCATACCCACAGTCTGGGAGATATTGCCCCGATTAAATATGGGAAATATCTCAGCAGCCTGTCGATATATATGGTTCCTATGGCTATACCCATATATATCCTTTGCTCTAGGATATTTGCCATATTTTTCTCTATATTCGTTTCTATATATCATCCATTGGTAGCACTGCTGTATTGA encodes the following:
- a CDS encoding RNA-guided endonuclease InsQ/TnpB family protein gives rise to the protein MMTKSVKIKLGTPIDSNWNTVRKILADLRYNSSKMLNFSIQQCYQWMIYRNEYREKYGKYPRAKDIYGYSHRNHIYRQAAEIFPIFNRGNISQTVGMATSRWSSDQKDVMSLRKSIPSYRLQAPIYIANQSYTISRTENGLVVDCSLVSKKYAKEETNDKTRYRISLVVKDNSTETILDRIVSGEYSQGYGQIVKDRRKEKWYLLVAYRFEPKKTKETGRILGIDLGIVYPLYMALNDSHHRYRIDGGEIEHFRRNIEKRKNQLLDQGKYCGDGRRGHGIRTRIAPIEFAREKIKNFRNTTNHKYSKFVVDIAQKHDVETIQLEKLDGISEDSTFLKNWSYYDLQQKIQYKAQEKGIKVAYIDPRYTSQRCSRCGNISRENRQDQQRFRCTKCGFSANADYNAAKNISTQNIEKIIEEELKK